A single window of Streptomyces aquilus DNA harbors:
- the topA gene encoding type I DNA topoisomerase, which yields MSPTSETAHGGRRLVIVESPAKAKTIKGYLGPGYVVEASVGHIRDLPNGAAEVPEKYTGEVRRLGVDVEHDFEPIYVVNADKKAQVKKLKDLLKDSDELFLATDEDREGEAIAWHLLEVLKPKVPVKRMVFHEITKDAIRAAVANPRDLNQRMVDAQETRRILDRLYGYEVSPVLWKKVMPRLSAGRVQSVATRLVVERERERIAFRSAEYWDLTGTFGTGRAGDPSDPSTLVARLQTVDGKRVAQGRDFDSLGQIKGANTLHLDEANARALAAALENTDFAVRSVESKPYRRSPYAPFRTTTLQQEASRKLGFGAKATMQVAQKLYENGYITYMRTDSTTLSDTAVAAARAQVTQLYGADYLPSAPRTYAGKVKNAQEAHEAIRPSGDRFRTPAETGLTGDQFKLYELIWKRTVASQMKDATGNSVTVKIGGTAADGRDVEFSASGKTITFHGFLKAYVEGADDPNAELDDRERRLPQVSEGDRLSAEEITVDGHATKPPARYTEASLVKELEEREIGRPSTYASIIGTILDRGYVFKKGTALVPSFLSFAVVNLLEKHFGRLVDYDFTAKMEDDLDRIARGEAQSVPWLKRFYFGEGTPESGGAAEAGNGDGDHLGGLKELVTDLGAIDAREVSSFPVGNGIVLRVGRYGPYIERGEKDAEGHQRADVPEDLAPDELSVEYAEELLAKPSGDFELGADPVSGNQIIARAGRYGPYVTEVLPEGTPKTGKNAVKPRTASLFKSMSLDTVTLEDALKLMSLPRVVGVDAEGQEITAQNGRYGPYLKKGTDSRSLTSEEQLFTITLEEALAIYAQPKQRGRAAAKPPLKELGTDPVSEKPVVVKDGRFGPYVTDGETNATLRSGDSVEDITPERGYELLAEKRAKAPAKKTAKKAPAKKTAAKKATPAKKTAAKKTAAKKTTTAAKKTTAKKAAASKTASED from the coding sequence TTGTCCCCGACCAGCGAGACCGCACACGGCGGCCGCCGACTCGTCATTGTCGAGTCGCCAGCCAAGGCGAAGACGATCAAGGGCTACCTCGGCCCTGGTTACGTCGTCGAGGCGAGCGTCGGGCACATCCGCGACCTCCCCAACGGCGCCGCGGAGGTGCCGGAGAAGTACACCGGCGAGGTGCGCCGCCTCGGCGTGGACGTCGAGCACGACTTCGAGCCGATCTATGTCGTCAACGCCGACAAGAAGGCCCAGGTCAAGAAGCTCAAGGATCTGCTGAAGGACTCCGACGAGCTCTTCCTCGCCACCGATGAGGACCGTGAGGGCGAGGCCATCGCGTGGCACCTCCTGGAGGTGCTGAAGCCCAAGGTCCCGGTCAAGCGCATGGTGTTCCACGAGATCACCAAGGACGCGATCCGGGCCGCCGTCGCCAACCCGCGCGATCTCAACCAGCGCATGGTCGACGCCCAGGAGACCCGCCGCATCCTCGACCGTCTCTACGGCTACGAGGTCTCGCCGGTCCTGTGGAAGAAGGTCATGCCGCGCCTTTCGGCGGGCCGTGTCCAGTCGGTCGCCACGCGGCTCGTCGTCGAGCGGGAGCGCGAGCGCATCGCCTTCCGCTCCGCCGAGTACTGGGACCTGACCGGCACCTTCGGCACCGGCCGCGCCGGTGACCCGAGTGACCCGTCGACCCTGGTCGCCCGTCTCCAGACGGTCGACGGCAAGCGGGTCGCGCAGGGCCGTGACTTCGACTCCCTGGGCCAGATCAAGGGCGCCAACACCCTCCACCTCGACGAGGCCAACGCCCGTGCGCTGGCCGCCGCGCTGGAGAACACCGACTTCGCCGTCCGCTCCGTCGAGTCCAAGCCGTACCGCCGCTCGCCGTACGCCCCGTTCCGTACGACGACCCTCCAGCAGGAGGCCAGCCGCAAGCTCGGCTTCGGCGCGAAGGCGACCATGCAGGTCGCCCAGAAGCTGTACGAGAACGGCTACATCACCTACATGCGTACGGACTCCACGACGCTCAGCGACACCGCTGTCGCCGCGGCCCGCGCGCAGGTCACGCAGTTGTACGGCGCCGACTACCTGCCGTCCGCGCCGCGGACGTACGCCGGGAAGGTCAAGAACGCGCAGGAGGCGCACGAGGCGATCCGGCCCTCGGGTGATCGTTTCCGCACGCCCGCCGAGACCGGTCTGACCGGCGACCAGTTCAAGCTCTACGAGCTGATCTGGAAGCGGACCGTCGCCTCCCAGATGAAGGACGCGACCGGTAACTCCGTCACGGTCAAGATCGGTGGCACCGCCGCCGACGGCCGGGACGTCGAGTTCAGCGCCTCCGGCAAGACGATCACCTTCCACGGCTTCCTGAAGGCCTACGTCGAGGGTGCCGACGACCCGAACGCCGAGCTGGACGACCGCGAGCGCCGGCTGCCGCAGGTCAGCGAGGGCGACCGGCTCTCCGCCGAGGAGATCACGGTCGACGGGCACGCCACCAAGCCCCCGGCCCGCTACACCGAGGCCAGCCTGGTCAAGGAGCTCGAAGAGCGCGAGATCGGCCGCCCGTCGACGTACGCGTCGATCATCGGCACCATCCTCGACCGCGGCTATGTCTTCAAGAAGGGCACGGCACTCGTCCCGTCCTTCCTGTCCTTCGCCGTGGTCAACCTCCTGGAGAAGCACTTCGGCCGGCTCGTCGACTACGACTTCACCGCCAAGATGGAGGACGACCTCGACCGCATCGCCCGCGGTGAGGCCCAGTCCGTGCCGTGGCTGAAGCGGTTCTACTTCGGCGAGGGCACCCCGGAGAGCGGCGGCGCGGCCGAGGCCGGCAACGGCGACGGGGACCACCTCGGCGGCCTCAAGGAGCTGGTGACCGACCTGGGCGCGATCGACGCGCGCGAGGTGTCGTCGTTCCCGGTGGGCAACGGCATCGTGCTCCGCGTCGGCCGCTACGGCCCGTACATCGAGCGCGGCGAGAAGGACGCCGAGGGCCACCAGCGCGCGGACGTGCCGGAGGACCTCGCTCCGGACGAGCTGTCCGTCGAGTACGCCGAGGAGCTGCTCGCCAAGCCCAGCGGCGACTTCGAGCTCGGCGCCGACCCGGTCAGCGGCAACCAGATCATCGCGCGGGCCGGCCGCTACGGCCCGTACGTCACCGAGGTGCTTCCCGAGGGCACCCCGAAGACCGGCAAGAACGCCGTGAAGCCGCGGACGGCCTCGCTGTTCAAGTCGATGTCCCTGGACACGGTGACGCTGGAGGACGCCCTCAAGCTGATGTCGCTGCCGCGCGTGGTCGGCGTCGACGCCGAGGGCCAGGAGATCACCGCGCAGAACGGGCGCTACGGGCCGTACCTGAAGAAGGGCACGGACTCGCGCTCGCTCACCTCCGAGGAGCAGCTCTTCACGATCACCCTCGAAGAGGCGCTCGCGATCTACGCCCAGCCCAAGCAGCGCGGCCGGGCCGCGGCCAAGCCGCCGCTGAAGGAGCTGGGCACCGACCCGGTCAGCGAGAAGCCGGTCGTGGTCAAGGACGGCCGCTTCGGCCCGTACGTCACCGACGGGGAGACCAACGCGACTCTGCGCTCCGGCGACAGCGTCGAGGACATCACCCCCGAGCGCGGCTACGAACTCCTCGCCGAGAAGCGGGCGAAGGCCCCCGCCAAGAAGACGGCGAAGAAGGCTCCCGCCAAGAAGACCGCCGCGAAGAAGGCCACCCCGGCCAAGAAGACGGCCGCCAAGAAGACCGCCGCGAAGAAGACGACGACGGCCGCGAAGAAGACCACCGCGAAGAAGGCGGCGGCTTCCAAGACGGCGTCGGAGGACTGA
- the tmk gene encoding dTMP kinase — MTRAEQPTAHHPAPDDALAADSRERAVRALLRQPQLKRLWSAQLVGGVGDALALLVVVVLALQAAIAEGSFGGGYRGVAFAVATVFGVRILATLLFGAVLLGPLTSLTAQEGPLDRRWTMVGADGVRAALLIVAPLWIDWTPENALAMLLVTAFVTGVAERFWSVCRESAAPALLPAPPPEGATVRPLPDHLDALRRLSLRTSFVAIPLAAAALVTAALVNNLLGAGIDWFDQHQAALASYVAAGLFAASLSVLTFLELPDTRTPRARSPLEGLRRPKTGAGVDKGRTGVLPLLVLASAAVAGAVAAAVAVSVLHAKDLGGGPVTYGLLVLALTGGVVVGIRTAPKVLVSLSRRRLLALAIAFTGVALLAAGLVPDVTTVLLIVVLAGIGAGVAANTGHALLDQETEDYRRPRTTEHLHAVVRVFVALGAVIAPLVAALIGPHRLESGKFVFAHGGAAFTLMLVGALLLPVAALVLAKVDDRSGVPLRHDLRDALLGGDDPVTAPMATGFFIALEGGDGAGKSTQAEALAEWIRAKGHEVVVTREPGATPVGKRLRSILLDVSSAGLSHRAEALLYAADRAEHVDTVVRPALERGAVVISDRYIDSSVAYQGAGRDLSPTEIARINRWATDGLVPHLTVLLDVSPEIARERFTEAPDRLESEPAEFHARVRSGFLTLAAADPGRYLVVDAGQEPEAVTTVVRHRLDQMLPLSEQEIREQEEARRKAEEEARRKAEEEAARKAEEERLERERQEQLERLRAEEEERKRRELEEAQRREAERQAEEARLRAEEARKRAEEERQRLLAEEKARAEEEARRKAEEERRRKQAEEEARLHAEAEARRLEKQRKAEEALLRAEEARRLAEQAYAAAEAGPKKPTPPAVAPDAATVPTPVVTPTNASGGPVEETAVLRKVSEGADADGDAGEGRGSEGRGSGGRAAEGRGAAGRGSEGRVPDNEVTAELPKPPPASATDETAVLPPVVPGAADETAVLPPVVPGAADETAVLPPVAPGAADETGVLPPVPGEDPADRVPPGFFREEQSRPDGAEDRTREMPQVDETGAPRRRARSDWAEETPLDDLPSLADELLGPRDRDGDEFGDGRGRRGRGRRG, encoded by the coding sequence ATGACGCGAGCCGAGCAGCCAACGGCCCACCACCCGGCCCCCGACGACGCCCTTGCCGCGGACTCCCGCGAGCGCGCCGTCCGCGCCCTGCTGCGCCAACCACAGCTGAAGAGGCTGTGGAGCGCCCAGCTGGTGGGCGGTGTAGGCGACGCCCTCGCCCTTCTGGTCGTGGTCGTCCTCGCCCTCCAGGCGGCGATCGCCGAGGGTTCCTTCGGGGGTGGGTACCGAGGGGTGGCGTTCGCAGTGGCGACCGTCTTCGGGGTGCGCATCCTGGCCACGCTGCTGTTCGGCGCGGTGCTCCTCGGCCCGCTGACGTCGCTCACCGCGCAGGAGGGGCCGCTCGACCGCCGCTGGACCATGGTCGGCGCGGACGGGGTGCGGGCGGCGCTGCTGATCGTCGCGCCCCTGTGGATCGACTGGACGCCGGAGAACGCGCTGGCGATGCTCCTGGTGACGGCCTTCGTCACCGGAGTCGCCGAGCGCTTCTGGTCGGTGTGCCGCGAGAGCGCGGCGCCCGCCCTGCTCCCGGCCCCGCCGCCGGAGGGCGCGACGGTACGACCGCTGCCGGACCACCTGGACGCGCTGCGCCGCCTGTCGCTGCGTACGAGCTTCGTGGCGATCCCGCTCGCCGCTGCCGCGCTCGTCACCGCAGCGCTCGTCAACAACCTTCTGGGCGCCGGGATCGACTGGTTCGACCAGCATCAGGCCGCCCTCGCCTCGTATGTCGCGGCGGGTCTGTTCGCCGCGTCGCTGTCCGTGCTGACCTTCCTGGAACTGCCCGACACGCGCACCCCGCGCGCGCGTTCGCCGCTGGAGGGCCTGCGCCGCCCCAAGACGGGCGCCGGCGTCGACAAGGGCCGCACCGGTGTGCTGCCGCTGCTGGTCCTCGCCTCCGCCGCCGTCGCGGGCGCGGTCGCCGCGGCCGTCGCCGTGTCCGTGCTGCACGCCAAGGACCTGGGCGGCGGGCCGGTGACGTACGGCCTGCTGGTGCTCGCGCTGACCGGTGGGGTCGTCGTCGGCATCCGTACGGCGCCCAAGGTGCTGGTCTCGCTGTCGCGCCGCCGGCTGCTCGCGCTGGCGATCGCCTTCACCGGCGTCGCCCTGCTGGCCGCGGGCCTGGTCCCGGACGTCACCACCGTCCTCCTGATCGTCGTGCTCGCCGGCATCGGCGCGGGCGTGGCCGCCAACACCGGGCACGCGCTGCTCGACCAGGAGACCGAGGACTACCGCCGCCCCCGCACGACCGAGCATCTGCACGCGGTCGTACGGGTGTTCGTGGCGCTCGGCGCGGTCATCGCCCCGCTGGTCGCGGCGCTGATCGGGCCGCACCGGCTGGAGAGCGGCAAGTTCGTCTTCGCGCACGGCGGGGCCGCGTTCACGCTGATGCTGGTCGGCGCGCTGCTGCTGCCGGTGGCCGCGCTGGTGCTTGCCAAGGTCGACGACCGCTCCGGAGTGCCGCTGCGGCACGACCTGCGGGACGCGCTGCTCGGCGGCGACGACCCGGTGACGGCGCCCATGGCGACCGGCTTCTTCATCGCCCTGGAGGGCGGCGACGGCGCCGGGAAGTCCACCCAGGCCGAGGCGCTCGCCGAGTGGATCAGGGCCAAGGGGCACGAGGTGGTGGTCACGCGCGAGCCGGGCGCGACGCCGGTCGGCAAGCGGCTGCGGTCGATCCTGCTCGACGTGTCCTCGGCCGGTCTGTCGCACCGCGCGGAGGCGCTGCTGTACGCGGCGGACCGCGCGGAGCACGTGGACACCGTCGTCCGGCCCGCCCTGGAGCGCGGCGCGGTCGTCATCTCCGACCGGTACATCGACTCGTCGGTGGCCTACCAGGGCGCGGGCCGTGACCTGTCCCCGACCGAGATCGCCCGCATCAACCGCTGGGCCACGGACGGACTGGTCCCGCATCTGACCGTCCTGCTCGACGTCTCCCCGGAGATCGCCCGGGAGCGGTTCACCGAGGCCCCCGACCGGCTGGAGTCGGAGCCGGCGGAGTTCCACGCGCGCGTGCGCTCCGGGTTCCTGACGCTCGCCGCGGCCGACCCCGGCCGGTACCTGGTGGTGGACGCGGGCCAGGAGCCCGAGGCCGTCACCACCGTCGTACGCCACCGGCTCGACCAGATGCTGCCGCTCTCCGAGCAGGAGATCCGCGAGCAGGAGGAGGCCCGGCGCAAGGCCGAGGAGGAAGCGCGCCGCAAGGCCGAGGAAGAGGCCGCGCGCAAGGCCGAGGAAGAGCGGCTGGAGCGGGAGCGCCAGGAGCAGCTGGAGCGGCTGCGCGCCGAGGAGGAGGAGCGCAAGCGGCGCGAGCTGGAGGAGGCCCAGCGGCGCGAGGCGGAACGCCAGGCGGAGGAGGCTCGGCTGCGGGCCGAGGAAGCGCGTAAGCGGGCCGAGGAGGAGCGGCAGCGGCTGCTCGCCGAGGAGAAGGCCCGCGCGGAGGAAGAGGCGCGCCGCAAGGCCGAGGAGGAGCGGCGGCGCAAGCAGGCCGAGGAGGAGGCGCGGCTGCACGCCGAGGCCGAGGCGCGGCGCCTGGAGAAGCAGCGCAAGGCCGAGGAGGCGTTGCTGCGGGCCGAGGAGGCGCGGCGACTCGCCGAGCAGGCGTACGCGGCGGCCGAGGCGGGCCCGAAGAAGCCGACGCCGCCCGCGGTGGCCCCGGACGCGGCGACCGTGCCCACGCCGGTGGTGACGCCGACGAACGCGTCGGGCGGGCCCGTGGAGGAGACGGCGGTCCTGCGGAAGGTGTCCGAGGGGGCGGACGCGGATGGGGACGCCGGTGAGGGCCGGGGTTCGGAAGGGCGTGGCTCCGGTGGGCGTGCGGCCGAGGGGCGTGGCGCCGCGGGTCGTGGCTCCGAGGGGCGGGTTCCTGACAACGAGGTGACCGCCGAGCTGCCCAAGCCTCCGCCGGCTTCGGCCACCGACGAGACGGCGGTGCTGCCTCCTGTCGTGCCGGGCGCGGCGGACGAGACGGCGGTGCTGCCTCCTGTCGTGCCGGGTGCCGCGGACGAGACCGCCGTGCTGCCGCCCGTCGCGCCGGGGGCCGCTGACGAGACGGGCGTGTTGCCGCCTGTGCCGGGGGAGGACCCCGCGGACCGGGTGCCGCCGGGGTTCTTCCGGGAGGAGCAGTCGCGGCCCGACGGGGCCGAGGACCGGACGCGTGAGATGCCTCAGGTCGACGAGACCGGGGCGCCGCGGCGACGGGCCCGGTCGGACTGGGCCGAGGAGACTCCGCTGGACGACCTGCCGTCGCTGGCGGACGAGTTGCTGGGCCCGCGGGACCGGGACGGCGACGAGTTCGGCGACGGGCGTGGTCGGCGCGGCCGGGGGCGTCGGGGCTGA
- a CDS encoding DNA polymerase III subunit delta': MTVWDDLVGQEKVSEQLTAAARDADAFVTAAASDTPPPAASKMTHAWLFTGPPGAGRTQAARAFAAALQCVSPDRALGGVPGCGFCDGCHTALVGTHADVSTVAAVGTQILADDMRDTVRKSFTSPANGRWQVILVEDAERLNEKSANAVLKAVEEPAPRTVWLLCAPSIEDVLPTIRSRCRHLNLRTPSVDAVADLLVRREGIEPAVAAAVARATQGHVDRARRLATDPAARERRTAVLKLPLRVDDVGGCLKAAQELVDAAAEDAKLLAEEMDGKETEELKAALGAAQGGRLPRGTAGVMKDLEDKQKRRRTRTQRDSLDVALTDLTGFYRDVLALQLGSRVAIANADAEDALERLARGSSPEATLRRIEAIAACRDALDRNVAPLLAVEAMTMALRAG; the protein is encoded by the coding sequence ATGACCGTCTGGGACGACCTCGTCGGACAGGAGAAGGTGAGTGAGCAGCTGACCGCTGCCGCTCGTGACGCCGACGCGTTCGTCACCGCCGCCGCTTCCGACACCCCGCCGCCCGCCGCGTCGAAGATGACGCACGCGTGGCTGTTCACCGGCCCGCCGGGCGCGGGGCGTACGCAGGCCGCGCGCGCCTTCGCCGCGGCGTTGCAGTGCGTGAGCCCGGACCGGGCGCTGGGCGGGGTCCCCGGGTGCGGGTTCTGCGACGGATGCCATACGGCCCTCGTGGGCACGCATGCCGACGTCTCCACCGTCGCCGCCGTCGGCACGCAGATCCTCGCCGACGACATGCGGGACACCGTCCGGAAGTCCTTCACGTCCCCGGCGAACGGCCGCTGGCAGGTGATCCTCGTCGAGGACGCCGAGCGGCTGAACGAGAAGTCGGCCAACGCCGTGCTGAAGGCGGTCGAGGAGCCCGCGCCCCGCACGGTCTGGCTCCTGTGCGCCCCCTCCATCGAGGACGTCCTCCCCACCATCCGCTCCCGCTGCCGGCACCTCAACCTGCGGACGCCGTCCGTGGACGCCGTCGCCGACCTTCTCGTACGACGTGAAGGCATCGAGCCCGCCGTGGCGGCGGCCGTCGCCCGGGCCACGCAAGGGCATGTCGACCGGGCCCGCCGACTGGCCACGGACCCGGCCGCGCGGGAGCGCAGGACCGCCGTGCTGAAGCTTCCCCTGCGTGTGGACGACGTCGGCGGCTGCCTCAAGGCCGCGCAGGAACTCGTCGACGCCGCCGCCGAGGACGCCAAGCTGCTCGCCGAGGAGATGGACGGCAAGGAGACCGAGGAGCTGAAGGCGGCGCTGGGCGCGGCCCAGGGCGGGCGGCTGCCGCGCGGCACGGCGGGCGTGATGAAGGACCTGGAGGACAAGCAGAAGCGCCGCAGAACCCGGACCCAGCGCGACAGCCTCGACGTCGCGCTGACCGACCTCACCGGCTTCTACCGCGATGTCCTCGCCCTCCAGCTCGGCTCGCGCGTGGCCATCGCCAACGCGGACGCGGAGGACGCCCTGGAGCGGCTCGCCCGCGGCAGCTCCCCGGAGGCCACCCTCCGCCGCATCGAGGCGATCGCCGCCTGCCGCGACGCCCTGGACCGCAATGTGGCGCCGCTGCTCGCGGTGGAGGCGATGACGATGGCGCTGCGCGCCGGCTGA